From a region of the Carettochelys insculpta isolate YL-2023 chromosome 29, ASM3395843v1, whole genome shotgun sequence genome:
- the CNN1 gene encoding calponin-1, protein MSSAHFNRGPAYGLSAEVKNKLAQKYDPQREQELRLWIEEMTGEHIGDNFMEGLKDGVILCKLINRLQPGSVKKVNESSQNWHQLENIGNFIKAITRYGVKPHDIFEANDLFENTNHTQVQSTLIALASQAKTKGNKVNVGVKYAEKHQRRFQPEKLKEGRNIIGLQMGTNKFASQQGMTAYGTRRHLYDPKLGTDQPLDQATISLQMGTNKGASQAGMTAPGTKRQIFEPMLGMEHCDTLNVSLQMGSNKGASQQGMTVYGLPRQVYDPKYCLQPSYAMIGEEYNHSEHNFYNSE, encoded by the exons CTGGCCCAGAAGTACGACCCCCAGCGGGAGCAGGAGCTGCGCCTGTGGATCGAGGAAATGACTGGGGAGCACATCGGAGACAACTTCATGGAGGGGCTGAAGGACGGCGTCATCCTGTGCAA GCTCATCAACAGGCTCCAGCCTGGCTCCGTGAAGAAGGTGAACGAATCCAGTCAGAACTGGCACCAG CTCGAGAACATCGGGAACTTCATCAAGGCCATCACCAGGTACGGCGTGAAGCCGCATGACATTTTTGAAGCCAACGACCTCTTTGAGAACACGAACCACACCCAGGTGCAGTCCACCCTGATCGCACTGGCCAGCCAG gcCAAGACAAAAGGCAACAAAGTGAACGTGGGCGTCAAGTATGCGGAGAAACACCAGCGCCGGTTCCAGCCCGAGAAGCTGAAAGAAGGACGGAACATTATCGGGCTGCAG ATGGGCACCAACAAGTTTGCTAGCCAGCAGGGCATGACGGCGTACGGCACCCGCCGGCACCTCTACGACCCCAAACTGGGCACAGACCAGCCCCTGGACCAGGCCACCATCAGTCTACAAATGGGCACCAACAAGGGAGCCAGCCAG GCAGGCATGACGGCCCCCGGGACCAAACGGCAGATCTTCGAGCCCATGCTGGGCATGGAACACTGCGACACCCTCAACGTCTCCCTGCAGATGGGCAGTAACAAGGGCGCCTCGCAGCAGGGCATGACTGTGTATGGGCTGCCCCGCCAGGTCTACGACCCCAAATACTGCCTCCAGCCCAGCTACGCCATGATCGGCGAGGAGTACAACCACAGCGAACACAACTTCTACAACTCCGAATGA